From a region of the Castor canadensis chromosome 7, mCasCan1.hap1v2, whole genome shotgun sequence genome:
- the Dynlt5 gene encoding dynein light chain Tctex-type 5, with translation MMSATAKDRATRSPKKKESLSSLGSHEFRRKEIHGRTKDSMSTVSYMDEPSQRDEVSRLTVQMENTYQLGPTRQFPVVTVNHILKDVLTNYLQEETYEPELCRQMTKTISEVIKARVKELMIPRYKLIVTIHIGQLKGQSVLIGSRCLWDPTSDTVSSYVFRNSSLFALANVFAIYHE, from the exons ATGATGTCAGCCACTGCTAAAGACAGAGCCACTCGctcaccaaagaaaaaagagagtctgTCCTCTCTAGGTAGTCATGAGTTCCGACGGAAGGAAATTCACGGACGCACCAAAGA CTCTATGAGTACTGTATCTTACATGGATGAACCAAGCCAGCGTGATGAGGTCTCTCGCCTTACAGTTCAGATGGAAAACACCTACCAGTTAG GTCCTACCAGACAATTTCCTGTGGTTACTGTCAATCATATTTTGAAAGATGTTCTAACTAACTATCTTCAGGAAGAAACATATGAACCAGAGCTCTGCAGACAGATGACTAAAACAATTTCTGAG gTGATTAAAGCCCGAGTCAAGGAATTAATGATTCCACGGTATAAACTAATTGTGACTATTCACATTGGACAACTGAAGGGTCAGAGTGTACTTATTGGAAGCAGATGTCTCTGGGATCCCACAAGCGATACTGTTTCATCCTACGTTTTCAGAAATTCTTCTCTCTTTGCTCTTGCAAATGTCTTTGCAATTTATCACGAGTGA